The genomic stretch AATAAATAGCAATTGTGACAACTGCTATATAGATATTATTATTTGCAAGCTCCGGCTTAAAAATAAAAGCGATCATCGCTGCGATGAACGATCCGATCATGACCATGCCGAAGAACATCTGCACCCAGAGCATCCATGAGCCGATGAAAGCAGCCCTGTCACCAAAAGCAAGCTTTATCCATTTGTAAACACCACCTGCAGATGGCCATCCGGTTGCCAGCTCAGCCGAGATAAGCGCAGTTGGGATAAGAAAGATGATCGCAGCCACAAGCATGTAGAATATCTGCGCCCAGCCAGTTTCTGCCAGCATAGGTAAATTCCTTATACTCATAATGAACGCAAGCGTTATCATCACAAGTTTAAAAAGATTTAATTTGTGCGTGCTTTTTTCCATTCATTTTCTCCTTCTTATATTCATGCATTTCATGTATACAAAATTCTCAATTTCTTTTTATTTTGATGTCAATAAAAATAGAAAATTTTGAGGGAAATTTTAGTCATTTAAACGTATTATTAAATTCTGATGAACATTTAGGATATTAACAAAACATAATTCTTTTTTGAATTCAACGTGAGGTATGAAGTAATTATAAAACAAACCTCACTTTAACCCCAATCCCGTATAACTTGACTAATTTAAAGCCCATTTCATTTAGGTAAAAATTCAAAATTCCGGAGGTTCTATGGAATACTTCTTAACAGAAGAACAGCAGGAAATCAAAGCGCTTGCACGGCAACTTGCTGAAGAAAAAATAAAACCAGTACGAGAAGAATATGACGAAGAAGGGATCTTCCCCTGGGATATAGTCAAGCAGATGGCTCAGACCGATCTTTTCCGTGTCATGCTGCCGGAAGAGTATGAAGGATTCGGCGGCAAGGTCATGGACCTTGTGGTCATGATGGAAGAGTTATGCCGTGTGGACAGCGGTATTGCACTGGCACTTGGCGGTACCGGACTCGGTATGTACCCGATCCTGCTCAGCGGGAATGATGAACAAAAACAGAAATATCTCCCATCAATCGCAGATGGGGTAAAGTTAGCAGCTTTTGCTCTTACCGAAGCAAATGCCGGCTCCGATGCAGGCGGCATCAAGACAACTGCCACAAAAGATGGAGATCACTATATATTGAACGGCACAAAGCAATGGATCACCAATGGCGGTGAAGCGGACATTTACACCGTTTTCGCGCTTACGGATAAGTCAAAAGGTGCTCGTGGCGCATCGGCATTTATCGTGGAAAAAGGCACTGAGGGATTCAGTTTCGGCAAGAAAGAAAATAAGATGGGAATCCGTGCTTCCTGTACAAGAGAGCTCATATTTGAAGATGTAAAAGTACCAGCTGAAAATCTCATTGGCAGAGAAGGAATGGGATTCATGATCGCAATGAAAACCCTTGACAAATCACGTCCAATGGTTGCCTCTCAAGCGCTTGGAATTGCAC from Candidatus Cloacimonadota bacterium encodes the following:
- a CDS encoding acyl-CoA dehydrogenase family protein; amino-acid sequence: MEYFLTEEQQEIKALARQLAEEKIKPVREEYDEEGIFPWDIVKQMAQTDLFRVMLPEEYEGFGGKVMDLVVMMEELCRVDSGIALALGGTGLGMYPILLSGNDEQKQKYLPSIADGVKLAAFALTEANAGSDAGGIKTTATKDGDHYILNGTKQWITNGGEADIYTVFALTDKSKGARGASAFIVEKGTEGFSFGKKENKMGIRASCTRELIFEDVKVPAENLIGREGMGFMIAMKTLDKSRPMVASQALGIAQGAMEEAVRYSHERHQFGNPISAFQAVQFMLADMAIKVEAARSLIYATARMMDSGEKRYSMESAMCKTFASDIAMEVTTDAVQVLGGYGYMKEYPVEKMMRDAKITQIYEGTNQIQRMVIASHLLKQYK